A genomic window from Pelagicoccus albus includes:
- the tuf gene encoding elongation factor Tu — translation MAKGTFERTKPHVNVGTIGHVDHGKTTLTTSILAVQAGKGLAELKSYSDIAKGGTVRDETKVVTISVAHVEYESDKRHYAHVDCPGHADFVKNMITGAAQMDGAILVCSASDGPMPQTREHILLARQVGVPKIVVFLNKCDLIDDEELLELVEMEVRELLDKYDFDGDGTTVVRGSALQALEGTDFGKACIQELMDAIDTDIPEPEREVDKPFLMSVEDVFSITGRGTVATGRIERGVIKVGEEIEIVGLKDTQKSTVTGVEMFRKMLDQGQAGDNVGILLRGIDKDAIERGQVLAKPGSITPHTKGKAEIYVLSKDEGGRHTPFFDGYRPQFYFRTTDVTGVCKLPEGVEMVMPGDNISIEVDLTKPIAMEAGQRFAIREGGRTIGAGRITAIVE, via the coding sequence ATGGCTAAAGGAACCTTCGAAAGAACGAAACCACACGTAAACGTTGGCACGATTGGACACGTTGACCACGGTAAGACTACGCTTACAACTTCCATCTTGGCTGTACAGGCTGGGAAGGGCTTGGCTGAGCTCAAGTCTTACTCTGACATCGCCAAGGGTGGTACCGTTCGTGACGAAACTAAGGTTGTAACAATCTCCGTTGCTCACGTTGAGTACGAGTCCGACAAGCGTCACTACGCTCACGTTGACTGCCCAGGTCACGCCGACTTCGTAAAGAACATGATCACTGGTGCGGCTCAGATGGACGGCGCGATCCTCGTATGTTCCGCTTCTGATGGACCTATGCCACAGACTCGCGAGCACATCCTTCTCGCTCGTCAGGTAGGTGTACCTAAGATCGTTGTATTCCTCAACAAGTGTGACCTCATCGACGACGAAGAGCTTCTCGAGCTCGTTGAAATGGAAGTTCGCGAACTTCTCGACAAGTACGACTTCGATGGCGACGGCACAACTGTTGTTCGTGGTTCCGCTCTCCAAGCTCTCGAAGGTACTGACTTCGGTAAGGCATGTATCCAAGAACTAATGGATGCGATCGACACCGATATCCCTGAGCCAGAGCGTGAAGTTGACAAGCCCTTCTTGATGTCTGTTGAAGACGTGTTCTCGATCACTGGTCGTGGTACTGTTGCAACTGGACGTATCGAGCGTGGTGTAATCAAGGTTGGCGAAGAAATCGAAATCGTTGGTCTTAAGGACACTCAGAAGTCTACAGTTACTGGTGTGGAAATGTTCCGCAAGATGCTCGACCAAGGTCAGGCTGGCGACAACGTTGGTATCCTTCTCCGTGGTATCGACAAGGATGCTATCGAGCGTGGTCAAGTTTTGGCCAAGCCAGGTTCGATCACTCCTCACACCAAGGGCAAGGCTGAGATCTACGTTCTTTCTAAGGACGAAGGTGGCCGCCACACTCCATTCTTCGATGGCTACCGTCCACAGTTCTACTTCCGTACCACGGACGTAACTGGCGTGTGCAAGCTTCCAGAAGGTGTTGAGATGGTTATGCCAGGTGACAACATCTCTATCGAAGTTGACCTCACCAAGCCTATCGCAATGGAGGCTGGTCAGCGTTTCGCAATCCGTGAAGGTGGTCGCACTATCGGTGCTGGCCGT